The genomic region CCGCTGGAACAGCAGCGGACCGGGCTGGATGCCGTACTGCTGGAAGGCGGCCAGCATCACCGCCGCGGTGGCCGTGGTGGGCAGGCCGAGGGTGAGCATCGAGGTCAGCGTGCCCGCGGCGGAGGCACTCGCGGTGGACTCCGGACCGGCCACGCCCTCGATCGCGCCCTTGCCCCACTCCGACTTGTGCTTGGACAGCCGCTTCTCCGCCGCGTAGGACAGGAAGGTGGGGATCTCCGCGCCACCGGCCGGGATCGCGCCGAACGGGAAGCCGATCAGCGGCCCGCGCAGCCACGGCTTCCAGGACCGGCGCAGGTCCGCCTTGCCCAGCCAGGGCCGCCCGACCGGGATCGGCTGGGCCGGCTTGCTGCGCAGGTGCGCGGCCACCCACAGCGACTCGCCGATGGCGAACAGGCCGACCGCGACCACCACCACCTCGATGCCGTCGTTGAGGTGCAGCAGCCCGAAGGTGAGCCGCTGCTGGCCGGTCATCTGGTCCAGCCCGACCAGGCCGATGGACAGCCCGATCAGCAGCGAGGCGAAGCCGCGGATGCGGGACTTGCCCAGGATGGAGGTGACCGCGATGAAGGCCAGCACCATCACCGCGAAGTAGTCCGGCGCGCCGATGTCCACCGCGAGGCTGGCCACGATCGGCGCGAGCAGCACCAGCAGCACGGTGCCCGCGATGCCGCCGACGAAGTGGCCGATCGCCGCGGCGGCCAGCGCCTGGGAGCCCCGACCGTTGCGCGCCATGGGGTTTCCCTCGATCGCGGTCACCACGGCCGCGGTCTCCCCCGGCGTGTTGAGCAGGATCGAGGTGGTGGAGCCGCCGTACATGCCGCCGTAGTAGATGCCGGCGAACATGATGAACGCGCCGATCGGGTCCAGGCCGTAGGTGATCGGCAGCAGCAGCGCCACCGCCATCGCCGGGCCGATGCCGGGCAGCACGCCGATGGCGGTGCCCAGCAGCACGCCGATCACCGCGTACAGCAGGTTCATCGGGGTCAGCGCGGTGCCGAAGCCCTCGATCAGATGTGCCAGCGTGTCCATGTCAGAGCACCCCAGTCAGCGGTCCGCCCGGCAGCGAGACGCCGAGCAGGGTGTTGAACACCAGGTAGGTCAGGATGGACAGCCCGGCCGCGACCAGCGGGTCGCGCACGAAGTTCCGGCTGCCGAGCGCGTAGGCCGCGCCCCAGAACAGCACCATCCCGGACAGCGGGAAGCCGACCAGGTTGATCAGCACCACGTTGGCCAGGAAGGCCGCCGCCAGCTGCGCCACCACCCGCCAGTCCGCGGGCGCGTCCAGGTCGACGTCCTCACCGGCCTCGGCCTCACCGCGCCCGCCCCGCAGCACGTCCCTGGCCAGCAGCGCGGCCACCAGGATCAGGCCGCCGCCGACCAGGTAGGGCACCAGCTCGGGGCCGACCGGGCCGCGCTGGGTGAAGTTGGCCGGGATGCGGATCGCGTCGGCCACCACCAGCACGCCGAGGGCGAGCAGCAGCAGGCAGATGCCGAGCTCGGAGCGCTCCTTCAGCCAGACCAGCGCCGGGCGGGCCTTCGTCTGCTCACTCATGCCAGTCCCAGCTCCTTCAGCACGTCGGCCACCCGCTTGCTCTCCGCGGCCAGGAACTCGCCGAACTTCTCACCGGGGGAGAAGGCGTCGGTCCAGCCGTTGCGCCGGACCGCCTCCTGCCACTGGGGCGAGTCGTGCAGCTTCTGGAACAGCTCCACCAGCCGCTGACGCTCCACATCGGACAGTCCGGGCGGGGCCACGATGCCGCGCCAGTTGGTGAAGTTCACCGGCACCCCGGCCTCGGTCAGCGTCGGCGCGTCGATGTCCTTGACCCGGTTCGCGCTGGTCACCGCGAGCACCCGCAGCTCACCGGCCTTGATCTGGTCCACGTACTCGCTGATGCCGGACACGCCGAAGTGGATCTTGCCGCCGAGCACCGAGGCGAGCAGCTCGCCGCCGCCGTCGTAGGGGATGTAGCTGACCCGCTTGGGTTCCAGGCCGATCGCCTTGGCCATCAGCATCGGGGCCAGGTGGTCGGGGCCGCCGGGGTTGGAACCGCCGCCGACGGTGACCGCGCCGGGGTTGGCCTTCCAGGCGGTGACCAGGTCGGCCAGGGTGCGGTACGGCGAGTCCTTGCCGACCACCACGATGTCCGGTTCCTCGGTGAGCTTGGCGATCGGCGTGGTCTCGGCCAGCGAACTGGGCGCCTTGTTGGTGAACACGCTGCCCACCACGCCCAGGCCCATGGACATCACCAGCCGCTGGTTGCCCGCCTCGGCCACGGTCCGGCCGAGGCCCACCGTGCCACCGGCGCCGGGCAGGTTGAACACCTCGACGTTGCGGGTCAGCTCGACCTCGTCCATCGCCTTGGCCGCGGTGCGCGCGGTCACGTCGTAGCCGCCGCCCGGCGCGTTCGGCACCAGGATGCGCAGCCCGCGCATCGGGCCGGTGGTCTCGGCACCGGCGCCGGAGGTGAGCAGGGGTGGCACGACCAGCGTCGCGGCCACCGCGGCCAGCACCGCCAGCCAGTTCCGGATCCGCATCGATCCTCGCCTCCTCGTCTCGCCGTGAGCTAAGCCATAGTGACCACTTACGCTGAAAACCGTGTTCTTGCGTCCGCAGCGTTCGTTGTGGTCGTTGTGTTCACGCGATGGAGGCACGAGGAGGTGCTGGGCGTGGGTGTGCGCGGGTCGCTGGCGCGGCAGCTGTTCGTGCTGCAGTTCCTCATCGTGCTGGCGCTGCTGGGCGCGGTGACCACGCTCTCGCTGGGCCAGACCACCGCGAACTTCCGGGAGGACCAGGGCCGCCGGATGCTGATGCTGGCCGAGCAGGTGGCCGCCACCGACTCGGTGCAGGACGCGCTGGGCGACCCCCGGCGCTACTACCGGCTGGCCACCCTGGCCGAGACCGCGCGCAGCCTGAACGGGAACAGCTCGATCGCCATCGCCACCCCTGACCTGCGGATTCGCACCGCCACCGATCCGAGGCTGGTGGGCACGGCGCTGACCGTCGGCCAGCCGGAGGTGGTCAGGGGCCGCAGCTGGGAGGGCGTGCTGGGCGAGGAGGTGGTGGCCCAGGTGCCGGTGCTCTCCAGCGCCGAGGGCATGGAGGGCCGGGTGATCGGCCTGGTCAGCGCGGGACAGCGGGAGCCGGGGCTGTGGGCCTCGCTGGTCAGCTCGCCCCGCGACCTGCTGATCCACCTGGGGCTGGGCACCGGGATCGGGGTGCTCGGCTCGCTGCTGGCCGCCTGGTGGGTGAAGCGGCAGACGCTGGGGCTGGAGCCGAGGGAGATCACCGGGCTGGTGGAGCACCGGGAGGCGATGCTGCACGGCATCCGGGAGGGTGTGGTCGGCCTGGACCAGCAGCACCGGATCACCCTGATGAACACCTCGGCCCGCGAACTGCTCGCGCTGGCGGACCCGGTGGGCGCGCAGGTGGACGAGCTGGCGGTGAACGAGCGGCTGCGCGATGTGCTGACCGGGCGGGCCAGCGGGGAGAACCAGGTGGTGCTGCGCAGCGGGCGGGTGCTGGTGATGAACCGGATGCCGATCGTCATGCGCGGCCAGCCGATCGGCGCGGTGGTGACCCTGCGGGACCGGACCGAACTCGTCGCACTGCAACAGGAGCTGGACGTCAACCGGCACACCACGGACACCCTGCGGGCGCAGGCGCACGAGTTCCGCAACGAGCTGCACACCATCGCCGGGCTGATCGAGCTGGGCGAGTACGACGAGGTGGTCCGCTACGTCACGCGGGCGAACCGGGCGCACGAGGAGTGGAGCTCGGCGGTGACCGCGCGGATCGCCGACCCGGCGCTGGCCGCGCTGCTGATCGCCAAGGCCAGCCTGGCCGCGGAGCGCGCGGTGGGCATCCGGCTCTCCGAAGAGTCCACTGTGGTCAGAGTGGATGACGCGCTGTCCCAGGACCTGGTGACGGTGGTGGGCAACCTGGTGGACAACGCGCTGGACGCGCTGCCCGCCGGAGCGGGGCAGTGGATCGAGGTGCACATCGTCGGTTCGACGGAAGAGGTGCTGGTGCGGGTGCGGGACTCCGGACCGGGCATCGCGCCCGAGCTGGCCGAGGAGGTCTTCGAGCACGGGTTCACCACCAAGGTGGCCACCCAGGGCGGGCAGCGCGGCATCGGGCTGGCGCTGACCAGGCAGGTGTGCGTGCGCCGGGGCGGTTCGGTCTCGGTGCGCAACGAGGGCGGCGCGGTGTTCACCGCCCGGCTGGGCCGGGTGCCCGCCGCAGTCGGCGCCCGCCCGCCGGAGGTGGCCGAATGATCAGGGTGCTGGTGGTCGACGACGACTTCATGGTGGCCAAGGTGCACAGCGGCTACGTGGCGCGCACCCCCGGCTTCGAGGTGGTCGGGGTGGCGCACACCGCGGCCGAGGCCATCCGCTCGGTGCGCGAGCTGCGGCCGGACCTGGTGCTGCTGGACATCTACCTGCCCGACGCCGACGGCGTGCACGTGCTGCGCGAGCTGCGCGCGGGGGCCGCGGGCGAGGCGGCCGGGGACACCGACGTGATCGTGGTGACCGCGGCCAGGGATGTGGAGACGGTGCGCGCGGCGGTGCGCGGCGGGGTGCTGCACTACCTGATCAAGCCGTTCGAGTACGCGGCCCTGCGCGACCAGCTGGCGCACTTCGCCGAGGTCCGGCAGCGGCTGACCGGCTCGGTGGACCAGGCCGTGGTGGACCAGGTCTTCGGCGCGAGGCCGACCGCGGCCCCGACCATGCCCAAGGGCCTGACCCCGCAGACCGCGAAGCTGGTGGAGGAGGTGCTGCGGGCGGCCGACGGCGACGTCTCGGCCACCGAGTGCGCGACCGGGACCAACCTGTCCAGGGTCAGCGCCCGGCGCTACCTGGAGCACTTCGTCAGCGCGGGCCGGGCCGAGGTGCGGCTGCGCTACGGCAGCACCGGCCGTCCGGAACGGCGCTACCGCTGGGTCAACTGACCGAGCAAGGCCAGGTTCGTGGTCAGCTCGGCGATCTCCGCGCCGGAGAGGATCGGCCAGGCCGGGCTGTCCGTGACCACCGCGCTGACCTGCCCGCCGGTCTTGTCGATCACCAGCACCTCGCGTTCGGCCACCGCCGCGTCGGCCTTCCTCGGCCAGGAGAACCTGGTGAACTCCGGCGGCCGCAGCGTCTCCGACCGGCAGCCGTCGGCGGTGTCACAGCTGATCGGATGCCCGGTCGGCGGCCGCACCACGATCACCAGCGAGCCACTGCGGCCCTGCGTGTCGGTGATCCTGGCCCCCATCCGGATGATGTCGCCGACCACCTG from Crossiella sp. CA-258035 harbors:
- a CDS encoding tripartite tricarboxylate transporter TctB family protein, producing the protein MSEQTKARPALVWLKERSELGICLLLLALGVLVVADAIRIPANFTQRGPVGPELVPYLVGGGLILVAALLARDVLRGGRGEAEAGEDVDLDAPADWRVVAQLAAAFLANVVLINLVGFPLSGMVLFWGAAYALGSRNFVRDPLVAAGLSILTYLVFNTLLGVSLPGGPLTGVL
- a CDS encoding tripartite tricarboxylate transporter permease — its product is MDTLAHLIEGFGTALTPMNLLYAVIGVLLGTAIGVLPGIGPAMAVALLLPITYGLDPIGAFIMFAGIYYGGMYGGSTTSILLNTPGETAAVVTAIEGNPMARNGRGSQALAAAAIGHFVGGIAGTVLLVLLAPIVASLAVDIGAPDYFAVMVLAFIAVTSILGKSRIRGFASLLIGLSIGLVGLDQMTGQQRLTFGLLHLNDGIEVVVVAVGLFAIGESLWVAAHLRSKPAQPIPVGRPWLGKADLRRSWKPWLRGPLIGFPFGAIPAGGAEIPTFLSYAAEKRLSKHKSEWGKGAIEGVAGPESTASASAAGTLTSMLTLGLPTTATAAVMLAAFQQYGIQPGPLLFQRESTLVWALIASLFVGSVLLLILNLPLAPVWTKLLRIPRPYLYAGILFFASVGAYAVSGDVLDLVVLFIIGLLGFAMRRYGLPVLPAVLGVILGPAAELQMRRALQLSDGDVTGLVNTPFSITVYLVVAAILFAPLVGALLRRRSARAGN
- a CDS encoding tripartite tricarboxylate transporter substrate binding protein — protein: MRIRNWLAVLAAVAATLVVPPLLTSGAGAETTGPMRGLRILVPNAPGGGYDVTARTAAKAMDEVELTRNVEVFNLPGAGGTVGLGRTVAEAGNQRLVMSMGLGVVGSVFTNKAPSSLAETTPIAKLTEEPDIVVVGKDSPYRTLADLVTAWKANPGAVTVGGGSNPGGPDHLAPMLMAKAIGLEPKRVSYIPYDGGGELLASVLGGKIHFGVSGISEYVDQIKAGELRVLAVTSANRVKDIDAPTLTEAGVPVNFTNWRGIVAPPGLSDVERQRLVELFQKLHDSPQWQEAVRRNGWTDAFSPGEKFGEFLAAESKRVADVLKELGLA
- a CDS encoding response regulator, giving the protein MIRVLVVDDDFMVAKVHSGYVARTPGFEVVGVAHTAAEAIRSVRELRPDLVLLDIYLPDADGVHVLRELRAGAAGEAAGDTDVIVVTAARDVETVRAAVRGGVLHYLIKPFEYAALRDQLAHFAEVRQRLTGSVDQAVVDQVFGARPTAAPTMPKGLTPQTAKLVEEVLRAADGDVSATECATGTNLSRVSARRYLEHFVSAGRAEVRLRYGSTGRPERRYRWVN
- a CDS encoding ATP-binding protein; the encoded protein is MGVRGSLARQLFVLQFLIVLALLGAVTTLSLGQTTANFREDQGRRMLMLAEQVAATDSVQDALGDPRRYYRLATLAETARSLNGNSSIAIATPDLRIRTATDPRLVGTALTVGQPEVVRGRSWEGVLGEEVVAQVPVLSSAEGMEGRVIGLVSAGQREPGLWASLVSSPRDLLIHLGLGTGIGVLGSLLAAWWVKRQTLGLEPREITGLVEHREAMLHGIREGVVGLDQQHRITLMNTSARELLALADPVGAQVDELAVNERLRDVLTGRASGENQVVLRSGRVLVMNRMPIVMRGQPIGAVVTLRDRTELVALQQELDVNRHTTDTLRAQAHEFRNELHTIAGLIELGEYDEVVRYVTRANRAHEEWSSAVTARIADPALAALLIAKASLAAERAVGIRLSEESTVVRVDDALSQDLVTVVGNLVDNALDALPAGAGQWIEVHIVGSTEEVLVRVRDSGPGIAPELAEEVFEHGFTTKVATQGGQRGIGLALTRQVCVRRGGSVSVRNEGGAVFTARLGRVPAAVGARPPEVAE